A portion of the Burkholderia sp. GAS332 genome contains these proteins:
- a CDS encoding glycosyl transferase, family 25: MMESKVPIHVISLLRSGRREAIAKVLTEHGAAFRIEDAVDAQALTEAELNTAYGDKAAHHRYGRSMTPAEVACFMSHRSVWRSIVDTGHAAVVLEDDAILDPAFFACVLRANEFELSRSADIVLLGRSKLRRARSLWAYFNEPLRQVSIVGGLRIGVPFKQWTSGSVGYWISAQAARQALAYADGPIGALLDDWPWHRDHGGARVVELRPYAVWEDFERLPSSIDRERKARINPRTWMHDAALWPLRLVRTAARWSAVALHRFFSPNEAGRARHE, encoded by the coding sequence ATGATGGAAAGTAAGGTCCCCATTCACGTCATATCGCTATTGCGCTCCGGCCGTCGCGAGGCGATCGCCAAGGTCTTGACCGAACATGGAGCCGCATTCCGTATCGAGGACGCAGTCGATGCGCAAGCGCTCACCGAAGCCGAACTGAATACTGCCTATGGAGACAAGGCGGCGCACCATCGTTACGGACGCTCAATGACCCCCGCCGAGGTTGCGTGCTTCATGAGTCATCGTTCAGTGTGGCGCTCGATTGTCGACACGGGCCACGCTGCGGTGGTGCTCGAAGATGACGCGATTCTGGATCCGGCATTCTTTGCGTGCGTGCTGCGGGCGAATGAGTTCGAATTGTCGCGCAGCGCCGACATTGTGTTGCTTGGACGATCCAAGTTGCGACGCGCGAGGTCATTGTGGGCGTACTTCAACGAGCCGCTCAGGCAAGTCTCGATTGTCGGAGGACTGAGAATCGGCGTTCCGTTCAAACAGTGGACGTCTGGGTCGGTGGGCTACTGGATCTCCGCACAGGCGGCCCGTCAGGCACTTGCTTACGCGGACGGCCCAATCGGTGCGCTGCTCGATGACTGGCCATGGCACAGGGACCACGGCGGTGCCCGCGTGGTCGAATTGCGTCCCTATGCCGTGTGGGAGGACTTTGAACGGCTACCTAGCAGCATCGATCGGGAGCGCAAAGCGCGCATCAACCCACGTACGTGGATGCATGACGCGGCGCTCTGGCCGCTGCGCCTTGTGAGAACTGCTGCTCGCTGGAGCGCAGTCGCGTTGCACCGGTTTTTCTCGCCAAACGAGGCCGGAAGAGCACGTCATGAATAA
- a CDS encoding polysaccharide transporter, PST family (manually curated) — protein MRIRTNFLAMMVWQVGNYIVPLATFPYLTRVLGVTHFGVLGYATAIATYGMLVTEWGFFLSGPKAVVECRDQPKVLNELVWSTMIAKGCLCVISFIVLLVVAHFDSRLASVYPVVLAAWLTVIGNVFTLNWLLQGLERFSIFSTVALVGRFSTLPLTFVFVRHSSDVAVAAGIQGLTAILTGLFSLVAVWRLGVLRRPCASARSVWQRIRESADMFVSSASVSLFGVTNTVILASMTTPYQVGIYSAADKLKTVANMVPAQINTVCYPRIASLFRVQPRAAARLTIIGAVATALTTVAGVVAVAYVSAPLTASVLGVDFAGSASALRLLCLATVFGNLAYFLGLQVLVPFGNTRIRSMLMLAAGMLNVGLAIVLTPRFGADGAAASLLVAEVALLGIYVSMILCKPLLRSHFTQLLNR, from the coding sequence GTGCGTATACGCACGAATTTTCTCGCCATGATGGTGTGGCAGGTCGGCAACTACATCGTGCCGCTGGCGACATTCCCGTACTTGACGCGCGTGCTTGGCGTAACGCATTTCGGCGTACTCGGCTATGCGACTGCGATTGCCACCTACGGCATGCTTGTGACAGAGTGGGGATTTTTTCTGAGCGGTCCAAAGGCGGTAGTCGAATGTCGGGATCAACCCAAGGTTCTTAACGAACTCGTCTGGTCGACGATGATCGCGAAGGGCTGCCTTTGCGTGATCTCGTTCATCGTGCTGCTAGTCGTCGCGCACTTTGATAGCAGGCTCGCATCGGTGTACCCGGTGGTACTCGCGGCATGGCTGACGGTGATCGGCAACGTTTTTACATTGAACTGGCTGCTGCAGGGGCTGGAGCGCTTTTCCATTTTTTCGACCGTGGCGCTGGTTGGACGATTTTCTACCTTACCGCTGACATTCGTTTTCGTGCGTCACAGTAGCGACGTCGCTGTCGCAGCGGGAATACAGGGGTTGACGGCGATCTTAACCGGACTGTTCTCGCTGGTCGCCGTATGGCGCCTCGGCGTTTTGCGCCGCCCTTGTGCGTCGGCACGCTCGGTCTGGCAGCGCATTCGGGAAAGCGCGGACATGTTTGTGTCGTCCGCATCGGTGAGCCTGTTCGGCGTAACGAATACGGTCATTCTCGCGTCAATGACGACGCCTTATCAGGTGGGCATCTACAGCGCGGCTGACAAGCTGAAAACCGTGGCCAATATGGTCCCGGCGCAGATCAATACGGTGTGTTACCCGCGTATTGCCTCGCTGTTCAGAGTGCAGCCGCGGGCGGCTGCCCGGCTTACGATCATCGGAGCCGTCGCCACCGCGTTGACGACGGTCGCCGGCGTGGTCGCCGTTGCATATGTCTCCGCACCGCTCACGGCATCGGTGCTGGGCGTCGATTTTGCAGGCTCAGCGTCGGCGTTGAGGCTGCTTTGTCTTGCGACCGTCTTCGGCAATCTGGCCTATTTCCTCGGATTGCAGGTGCTCGTGCCGTTCGGCAATACGCGTATCCGCTCGATGCTGATGCTGGCGGCAGGCATGCTGAACGTTGGGCTTGCGATCGTCTTGACGCCGCGATTTGGCGCAGACGGCGCGGCGGCTTCGCTTCTCGTTGCCGAGGTCGCGTTGCTCGGCATCTATGTATCGATGATCTTGTGCAAGCCGTTATTGCGCAGCCACTTTACTCAATTGTTGAATCGATGA
- a CDS encoding UDP-N-acetyl-D-mannosaminuronic acid dehydrogenase, whose product MDFETVSVVGLGYIGLPTAAAFAARRKRVIGVDINQHTVDTINRGAIHIVEPELDMLVHAAVTQGYLRATITPEPAEAFLIAVPTPLSDGYKPDLRFIEAASRAIAPVLKKGDLVVLESTSPVGTTEQMAAWMAQLRPDLTFPQLAGEQSDIRVAHCPERVLPGHVIRELVENDRVIGGMTPRCSELARDLYQSFVRGDCILTDARTAEMCKLTENSFRDVNIAFANELSVICDKLDVNVWDLIRLANRHPRVSILQPGPGVGGHCIAVDPWFIVDSAPEQARLIRTARTVNDDKPGYVIERVERAARRFRDPVIACLGLAFKANIDDLRESPALHIASELAEQFAGQVVVVEPNVRTLPEALDGKVRLCELSEALLEADIIVILVDHAQFRRVDPVRFQSKVVIDTRGVLAHA is encoded by the coding sequence ATGGATTTCGAAACTGTCTCGGTGGTCGGACTCGGCTACATCGGACTCCCTACTGCAGCCGCATTCGCGGCACGGCGCAAGCGTGTTATTGGCGTCGACATCAATCAGCACACGGTCGACACAATCAACCGCGGCGCCATTCATATCGTGGAGCCCGAGCTTGACATGCTGGTTCACGCGGCCGTGACGCAGGGTTATCTGCGCGCCACGATCACGCCGGAACCGGCCGAGGCGTTTCTGATCGCTGTGCCGACGCCATTATCCGACGGCTACAAGCCCGATCTTCGATTCATTGAGGCGGCGAGCCGGGCGATTGCGCCGGTACTCAAGAAGGGCGATCTGGTCGTGCTCGAATCGACTTCGCCAGTCGGCACGACCGAGCAGATGGCTGCTTGGATGGCGCAACTTCGTCCCGACCTCACATTTCCGCAACTGGCCGGTGAACAATCGGACATCCGCGTCGCGCATTGCCCGGAGCGCGTGCTGCCCGGTCACGTGATTCGGGAACTGGTCGAGAATGACCGCGTAATCGGCGGCATGACGCCGCGCTGCAGCGAATTGGCGCGCGATCTGTATCAGAGCTTCGTGCGCGGTGACTGTATTTTGACGGACGCCCGTACTGCCGAGATGTGCAAGCTCACGGAGAATTCGTTCCGCGACGTCAACATTGCGTTTGCGAACGAACTCTCGGTGATCTGCGACAAACTCGATGTCAACGTCTGGGATCTGATTCGCCTTGCTAACCGGCATCCGCGCGTGAGCATCCTGCAGCCAGGGCCTGGTGTGGGCGGTCATTGCATCGCCGTCGACCCGTGGTTCATCGTGGACTCTGCTCCCGAGCAGGCACGCCTGATTCGTACCGCTCGAACGGTGAACGATGATAAGCCGGGCTACGTGATCGAGCGAGTCGAACGCGCGGCGCGACGCTTCAGGGATCCAGTGATCGCGTGTCTCGGACTGGCCTTCAAAGCGAATATCGACGACCTGCGCGAAAGCCCGGCGCTGCATATCGCCAGCGAACTCGCGGAGCAATTCGCAGGGCAGGTGGTGGTGGTCGAGCCGAACGTCAGAACGTTGCCGGAAGCACTCGACGGCAAGGTGCGGCTTTGCGAATTGAGCGAAGCGCTGCTCGAAGCGGACATCATCGTCATTCTGGTCGACCATGCGCAGTTCCGGCGCGTGGACCCCGTGCGCTTCCAATCCAAAGTCGTGATCGATACCCGTGGTGTGCTGGCGCATGCGTAA
- a CDS encoding UDP-N-Acetylglucosamine 2-epimerase → MNKKILLTFGTRPEAIKMAPLVRHLKRTEGIDCFVCVTGQHREMLDQVLKLFQIRPHFDLNVMRRNQDLYDITSSIMLGMREVLKDCRPDLMLVHGDTSTTLAASLAAFYQRVPVGHVEAGLRTGDLLSPWPEEANRRMTAVLAEKHFAPTERSRQNLLAENVPDERVRVTGNTVIDALLYVRERLAGDMRLREEAERHLPALASDRRLILVTGHRRESFGDGFERICSALAQLARTYPDVDIVYPVHLNPGVREPVSRILTGIANVHLIEPLDYLPFVCLMDRAYLILTDSGGIQEEAPSLGKPVLVMRETTERQEAVDAGVVRLVGTDVQKIVGGVSELLCNESIYRAMSVRGNPYGDGQACERIANALLEDGFGRARAA, encoded by the coding sequence ATGAACAAGAAAATTTTGCTCACCTTCGGAACCCGTCCAGAGGCCATCAAGATGGCGCCCCTTGTCAGGCATCTGAAGCGCACCGAAGGAATCGACTGTTTTGTCTGTGTGACCGGGCAGCATCGCGAGATGCTTGATCAGGTGTTGAAGCTATTTCAGATTCGTCCGCATTTCGATTTGAACGTCATGAGGCGGAATCAGGATCTCTACGACATTACGAGTTCAATCATGCTTGGCATGCGCGAGGTCTTGAAGGACTGCCGGCCGGATCTGATGCTGGTGCATGGTGACACCTCGACCACACTGGCTGCCAGTCTTGCTGCCTTTTATCAGCGCGTGCCGGTCGGCCATGTGGAAGCAGGTCTGCGGACTGGCGATCTTCTGTCGCCGTGGCCCGAGGAAGCGAACCGCAGAATGACCGCGGTACTCGCTGAGAAGCACTTCGCACCGACCGAGCGTTCCCGACAGAATCTGCTCGCCGAGAACGTGCCGGACGAGCGCGTTCGGGTCACCGGCAATACGGTGATAGACGCTTTGCTGTATGTGCGGGAACGGCTCGCTGGCGACATGCGGCTGCGCGAAGAGGCGGAGAGGCACCTGCCGGCACTCGCGTCGGATCGGCGCTTGATTCTCGTTACCGGACATCGGCGCGAGAGCTTCGGTGATGGGTTCGAGCGGATCTGTTCCGCGCTGGCGCAACTTGCGCGCACGTATCCGGATGTCGACATCGTATACCCGGTTCATCTGAATCCGGGCGTACGGGAACCGGTGAGCCGGATCTTGACCGGCATCGCCAACGTACATCTGATCGAACCTCTCGACTACCTTCCATTCGTTTGCCTGATGGATCGTGCGTATCTGATTCTGACTGACTCCGGCGGCATCCAGGAAGAGGCGCCTTCGCTCGGCAAGCCCGTACTGGTCATGCGCGAGACCACTGAGCGTCAGGAGGCCGTCGACGCGGGGGTGGTGAGACTTGTCGGAACCGACGTGCAGAAGATCGTCGGCGGCGTATCGGAATTGCTGTGCAACGAGAGCATTTACCGTGCGATGAGCGTGCGCGGTAATCCCTATGGCGATGGCCAAGCCTGTGAACGCATAGCGAATGCGCTACTGGAAGATGGTTTCGGTCGGGCGCGTGCAGCCTGA
- a CDS encoding tyrosine-protein kinase Etk/Wzc, translating into MKLLNQERSADVLGSKEIALSEVIVLLMESRLLIVLTTVAILLAGIAYAFIGTPMYKADVMIQIDSDAGRDALNDKLGDLASLFQNKATTDAEIELIRSRLVVEEAVRSLHLDVQAKPHRFPAIGGLIARHASTEGPASPVLGMSSFAWGGESLDVTQFDVPPALYEQTFKLLIDGEQTFDLRDPDNHSVLRGRVGVAAQGMTPHGPVKLSVNHMVARAGTSFDVVRASTQLTTAELRSALDVSEKVKQSGIVSISLYGADVARTAATVNRITSIYVQRNVDRKSAQAQQMLQFLGDQLPQLRADLDEAEAKYNAFRTQNGTVDLETESKLLLQSIVDGQTRLIELRQQRAALAQRYTAEHPSVRAIDTEIVELRQLQGGFNRKVAALPNVQQQALRLMRDVRVNTDLYTKLLDSTQQLRVLKAGQLGNVHTVDYAEVAERPVKPKKSLVIVLSGVIGLMLGCSIAFVRHTVNRGLETPSEIEAAVGVPVYAIVSRSARQRALLLVARGSNPGLNVLAAARPDDVAVEGIRSLRTALQFSLLKSINNIVMLTGPRPGVGKSFLSVNLSAVLSAGGKRVLLIDADMRRGDVHKYFLLPGKPGLSDVIGGVDPDKAIHRQVLPNLDVLMSGSVTASPAEMLMGDAFEKLLVQFNTQYDVVIVDSPPVLAVTDPVLIGKRAGLTLLVVRHGRHSAAELQESIRQLTSAGSVVDGVLLNDVPQRASAYGAFSEYGIERES; encoded by the coding sequence ATGAAATTGCTTAATCAGGAACGCTCGGCCGATGTGCTGGGCAGCAAGGAAATCGCACTGTCCGAAGTCATCGTGCTTCTGATGGAGAGTCGGCTTCTGATCGTGCTGACCACGGTGGCGATCTTGTTGGCGGGCATTGCTTATGCGTTCATCGGAACGCCGATGTACAAGGCCGACGTGATGATTCAGATTGACAGCGACGCGGGCAGGGACGCGCTCAATGACAAGCTCGGCGACCTCGCGTCCCTGTTTCAGAACAAGGCGACGACAGATGCCGAAATTGAACTGATTCGTTCGCGGTTGGTGGTAGAGGAAGCCGTTCGGAGCTTGCATCTTGACGTTCAGGCAAAGCCACACCGGTTTCCGGCGATCGGAGGATTGATCGCGCGCCATGCATCAACGGAGGGGCCCGCGAGTCCCGTTTTGGGGATGAGTAGTTTCGCGTGGGGAGGCGAAAGTCTCGACGTTACGCAATTCGATGTACCGCCCGCGCTTTACGAGCAGACTTTCAAACTGCTGATCGACGGCGAACAGACGTTCGATCTTCGCGATCCGGATAACCACTCCGTGCTGCGCGGCCGTGTTGGCGTTGCGGCGCAGGGCATGACGCCGCATGGGCCGGTCAAACTGAGCGTGAACCATATGGTTGCGCGTGCCGGCACCTCGTTCGACGTGGTGCGGGCCTCGACACAACTCACAACAGCAGAGCTGCGAAGCGCACTCGACGTCAGCGAGAAGGTGAAGCAATCCGGCATCGTCTCCATCTCGCTCTATGGTGCGGACGTGGCGAGGACTGCCGCGACTGTCAACCGTATTACAAGCATCTACGTTCAGCGAAACGTGGACCGTAAGTCCGCTCAGGCGCAGCAGATGCTGCAGTTTCTCGGTGACCAATTGCCCCAATTGCGGGCCGATCTTGATGAGGCAGAGGCGAAATACAACGCGTTCCGGACGCAAAATGGCACGGTCGATCTGGAGACCGAGAGCAAGCTCTTGTTGCAGTCGATTGTCGATGGCCAGACCAGGTTGATCGAACTGCGGCAGCAACGCGCCGCACTCGCGCAGCGTTACACGGCAGAGCACCCCTCCGTGCGGGCAATCGATACCGAGATTGTCGAACTTCGGCAACTGCAGGGTGGTTTCAATCGGAAGGTCGCCGCACTGCCGAATGTGCAGCAGCAGGCGCTCCGACTTATGCGCGATGTACGGGTCAACACGGACCTGTACACCAAGCTGCTGGATAGCACGCAGCAACTGCGTGTGTTGAAAGCGGGTCAGTTGGGCAACGTCCATACGGTCGATTACGCGGAGGTGGCTGAAAGGCCCGTCAAGCCGAAGAAAAGCCTTGTGATCGTGCTGTCGGGCGTTATCGGCCTGATGCTCGGATGTTCGATAGCGTTTGTACGTCACACCGTCAATCGTGGACTCGAGACCCCTTCGGAAATCGAAGCAGCGGTCGGCGTGCCGGTGTACGCGATCGTCTCGCGCAGCGCGCGGCAGCGGGCATTGCTGCTGGTGGCCCGTGGCAGCAATCCGGGATTGAACGTGCTTGCGGCGGCCCGTCCCGACGATGTGGCAGTGGAGGGCATCCGCAGTTTGAGAACGGCGTTGCAATTCAGCCTGCTCAAATCGATCAACAACATCGTGATGCTGACCGGGCCCCGGCCGGGTGTCGGCAAGTCGTTCCTGTCAGTGAATCTGTCCGCGGTGCTATCAGCTGGCGGCAAACGCGTGCTGCTGATTGACGCGGATATGCGCCGAGGCGATGTGCATAAGTATTTCTTACTACCGGGAAAGCCTGGTCTTTCCGATGTGATCGGTGGGGTGGACCCCGACAAGGCAATCCACCGGCAGGTCCTGCCCAACCTTGACGTACTGATGAGCGGAAGCGTCACGGCCAGTCCTGCCGAGATGTTGATGGGCGACGCCTTTGAGAAATTGCTCGTGCAATTCAACACGCAATACGACGTGGTGATCGTCGATTCGCCCCCGGTACTCGCGGTGACCGACCCCGTGCTGATTGGCAAGCGCGCCGGGCTGACATTGCTTGTCGTCCGTCACGGCCGCCACTCGGCAGCTGAGCTTCAGGAAAGCATACGTCAGTTGACTAGCGCGGGCAGCGTAGTCGACGGCGTCTTGCTGAACGACGTACCTCAACGAGCCAGTGCCTACGGTGCGTTCTCCGAATACGGGATAGAGAGGGAGTCGTAA
- a CDS encoding protein-tyrosine phosphatase, translating into MTGILVVCEGNICRSPVAQALLKRALPFVSVRSAGTRALVGRHADPLAIQIAHEHGMDISDHVAEALNSEHVSTADMVLTMTHAQRRLILKHFPFARGKVFRFGEHEQIDITDPYRRHRAVFEMAFAQIERGVSNWSDVIAKMAIET; encoded by the coding sequence ATGACGGGAATTCTTGTGGTGTGTGAAGGGAACATCTGCCGGAGTCCGGTTGCGCAGGCGCTTCTCAAACGGGCGTTGCCGTTCGTCTCAGTGCGCTCCGCAGGCACGCGAGCGCTTGTCGGCAGGCACGCTGATCCGCTGGCCATTCAGATTGCGCATGAGCACGGCATGGACATTAGTGACCATGTTGCCGAGGCACTCAACAGCGAACACGTGAGCACCGCGGACATGGTTCTGACCATGACGCATGCTCAGCGCAGACTGATTCTCAAGCATTTCCCGTTCGCGAGAGGCAAGGTCTTTCGTTTTGGGGAACACGAGCAGATTGATATCACTGATCCGTATCGGCGGCATCGGGCTGTTTTCGAAATGGCCTTTGCACAGATCGAACGCGGCGTCTCGAACTGGAGCGACGTCATTGCAAAGATGGCCATTGAAACATGA
- a CDS encoding polysaccharide export outer membrane protein, with the protein MRMETSRVEKTLGTDGASTTTGEAGEGSENEKADATAGTPDIAITEVNASLISRLAESRKQQQVELSQLLSGAPQAYAVGPGDVLQIVVWDHPEFAAALGSSQTQSSARPGDPLAGFVVDQNGSLTFPYAGTLPVAGLRIEEIQQRLTGALAKYFVKPQVTVRMASYRAHQVYIDGEVHSAGALAVNDVPMTLYEAIGRAGGFSEAADQSDLVLVRDGASHRVNLTQLLAHGVSPSRLYLKPGDLLRVTSRDENDVYVMGEVNKPISAIPRRTGRITLADALSQAGSVNASTADAAQMFVVRGSLSGTPLVFHLDGRSPVAMLLAKDFELQAKDVVYVDGSGLVRFNRVLSLLMPLISTGLTAGVIAK; encoded by the coding sequence ATGCGGATGGAGACGTCCCGTGTGGAAAAAACCTTGGGTACTGACGGCGCTTCCACCACAACAGGAGAAGCCGGTGAGGGTTCGGAAAATGAGAAGGCCGATGCGACCGCCGGCACGCCGGATATTGCGATAACCGAGGTCAACGCGTCACTGATCTCGCGCCTCGCCGAAAGCCGGAAGCAGCAGCAAGTTGAACTCTCGCAGTTGCTGTCCGGAGCGCCTCAGGCTTATGCCGTCGGGCCCGGCGACGTGCTGCAAATTGTCGTATGGGACCATCCGGAGTTCGCGGCCGCACTGGGCTCCTCGCAAACTCAGTCGTCGGCGCGACCCGGCGATCCGCTAGCCGGATTCGTCGTCGATCAAAACGGCAGCCTGACTTTTCCGTACGCCGGCACGCTGCCCGTGGCCGGTCTGCGTATCGAGGAGATCCAGCAGCGCCTGACCGGTGCGCTTGCGAAGTACTTCGTCAAACCTCAGGTGACGGTGCGCATGGCCTCTTACCGGGCGCATCAGGTTTATATCGACGGTGAAGTACATAGCGCGGGCGCACTCGCGGTCAATGACGTGCCGATGACGCTTTATGAAGCAATCGGCCGCGCCGGTGGCTTCAGCGAAGCCGCCGACCAAAGCGACCTCGTGCTCGTGCGCGACGGCGCGTCCCATCGCGTGAACCTGACGCAACTGCTAGCTCATGGCGTGAGTCCGTCGCGACTCTATCTGAAACCCGGCGATTTGTTGCGTGTGACGTCACGCGACGAAAACGACGTATATGTCATGGGTGAGGTCAACAAACCGATCTCGGCGATTCCACGCAGAACCGGCCGTATCACGCTCGCGGACGCGCTCTCGCAGGCGGGCAGTGTGAATGCGTCCACTGCCGACGCGGCCCAGATGTTCGTGGTCCGCGGTTCATTGTCAGGGACGCCACTGGTGTTTCACCTCGACGGCCGGTCGCCGGTTGCGATGCTGCTGGCCAAGGATTTCGAGTTGCAAGCCAAAGATGTCGTGTATGTCGACGGCAGCGGACTCGTTCGCTTCAATCGTGTGCTGAGTCTGTTGATGCCGTTGATCAGCACCGGTTTGACGGCCGGGGTGATTGCGAAATGA
- a CDS encoding Undecaprenyl-phosphate glucose phosphotransferase yields MESVLARLLDVMLVALGAALASLLFMTGTAHSILEGAFVAFDMALAILLLPLFGIYDSWRGRSKWRLAFNIVFGWIAVQLCGLAIMFLLHRTASLSRLWCVSWTAMTAVGLVASRLLVHTVLGRIRRAGRNLRTVAVVGAGAHRDSVIGNIVGSPDAGFRAVATLNTRQDSEPDFPGLPSFACLREFADCVRREQIKEVWLALSMSEEDTVMRVMEEFNGDLINLRFIPDVRSLAMFDRNVVDLMGAPAINLMASPMTPYALVQKAIFDRLFAATALLALAPVMLSIAVAVKATSKGPVLFTQRRKGADGRVFRIYKFRSMCAHVQQPGVIRQATRGDPRITRVGAFLRRTSLDELPQFLNVLRGEMSVVGPRPHAIEHDDQYRTVVDGYIHRYRIKPGITGWAQVNGFRGETDRIEKMQGRVEHDLYYLRNWSFWLDMRIVFATVLKGLLHRNAY; encoded by the coding sequence ATGGAGAGCGTGCTGGCGCGCCTGCTCGACGTGATGCTGGTTGCACTGGGTGCAGCGCTCGCTTCGCTCCTGTTCATGACCGGTACCGCACATTCGATTCTCGAAGGCGCTTTCGTCGCGTTCGACATGGCGTTGGCCATTTTGCTGTTGCCCTTGTTCGGCATCTACGATTCGTGGCGCGGTCGCTCGAAATGGCGTCTTGCCTTCAACATTGTGTTCGGCTGGATCGCGGTGCAGCTTTGCGGCCTTGCGATCATGTTCTTGCTTCACCGCACGGCGTCGCTGTCGCGGCTCTGGTGTGTGAGTTGGACCGCAATGACCGCAGTTGGACTCGTCGCGTCGCGGCTGCTCGTGCACACGGTGCTCGGTCGGATCAGGCGCGCCGGGCGCAATCTGCGCACGGTCGCCGTGGTGGGCGCCGGTGCGCATCGCGATAGCGTGATCGGCAACATTGTCGGTTCGCCGGACGCCGGCTTTCGAGCGGTTGCCACGCTCAATACACGGCAGGACAGCGAGCCTGATTTTCCGGGGTTGCCATCGTTCGCATGTCTGCGCGAATTTGCGGACTGTGTGCGCCGCGAGCAGATTAAGGAGGTATGGCTCGCGCTGTCGATGTCCGAAGAGGACACCGTGATGAGGGTCATGGAGGAATTCAATGGTGACCTCATCAATCTGCGCTTCATCCCCGACGTACGCAGTCTCGCGATGTTCGACCGAAACGTAGTCGATCTGATGGGTGCGCCGGCTATCAATCTGATGGCGTCGCCGATGACCCCGTACGCGTTGGTTCAGAAAGCGATTTTCGACAGGCTATTCGCGGCAACCGCGTTGCTTGCGTTGGCGCCTGTGATGCTGTCGATTGCCGTGGCCGTCAAGGCGACCTCGAAGGGGCCGGTGTTGTTTACCCAGCGGCGCAAGGGTGCCGACGGGCGTGTCTTCCGCATCTACAAGTTTCGCTCAATGTGCGCGCACGTGCAACAGCCCGGTGTGATCCGTCAAGCCACGCGCGGGGATCCACGCATCACCCGTGTCGGGGCGTTCTTGCGCCGCACGAGCCTCGACGAACTGCCGCAGTTTCTCAATGTGCTGCGCGGAGAGATGTCGGTGGTCGGACCTCGACCGCACGCGATAGAACACGATGACCAATACCGGACCGTCGTCGATGGTTATATCCATCGTTACAGGATCAAGCCGGGCATTACTGGCTGGGCGCAGGTGAACGGCTTTCGTGGCGAGACCGACCGGATCGAAAAGATGCAGGGGCGTGTGGAGCACGATCTGTACTACTTGAGAAACTGGTCATTCTGGCTGGATATGCGAATCGTCTTTGCGACGGTGTTAAAGGGGCTGCTGCATCGAAACGCGTATTGA
- a CDS encoding ketopantoate reductase: MKICIFGAGAIGGLMGVQLARAGADVSFVARGPHLAAMREHGARLIMDGETFSAPVRCTSDPRELGVQDFVIVTLKAHSLPGVVDTMQPLLGKHTAIVTGVNGIPYWYFYRHGGKFAGTRLASIDPDGSQWTRLGPERAIGCVLYPAAEIVEPGVIKHVYGKKFPIGEPSGERTPRIQQLHEIMQAAGFDAPIRDNIRDEIWLKLWGNLCFNPISALTHATLDVLTNDPGTRAVSRTMMLEAKRIADQFGVHFRVDVEKRIDGAGAVGAHKTSTLVDLENRRPMEIDPLLTVVQEMGRLVAEPTPTIDVVLALVKLRERMALQGD; encoded by the coding sequence ATGAAGATCTGTATCTTCGGAGCAGGAGCGATTGGCGGCTTAATGGGCGTGCAACTGGCGCGTGCCGGCGCGGATGTGAGCTTCGTCGCGCGAGGCCCGCATCTTGCGGCGATGCGCGAACACGGCGCGCGCCTGATCATGGACGGCGAAACGTTCAGCGCGCCGGTGCGCTGCACGTCCGACCCGCGCGAACTCGGCGTGCAGGACTTCGTGATCGTCACGCTGAAGGCGCATTCGCTACCCGGCGTGGTCGACACCATGCAGCCGCTCCTCGGCAAGCACACGGCGATCGTCACCGGCGTCAACGGCATTCCCTATTGGTACTTTTACCGGCACGGCGGAAAATTCGCCGGCACGCGCCTCGCCAGCATCGACCCGGACGGCAGCCAATGGACCCGGCTCGGCCCCGAACGCGCGATCGGCTGCGTGCTCTATCCCGCCGCGGAAATCGTCGAACCCGGTGTCATCAAGCACGTGTACGGCAAGAAATTCCCGATCGGCGAGCCGAGCGGCGAACGCACGCCGCGCATTCAACAGTTGCACGAGATCATGCAGGCAGCGGGATTCGACGCGCCGATCCGCGACAACATCCGCGATGAAATCTGGCTGAAGCTGTGGGGCAACCTATGCTTCAATCCGATCAGCGCATTGACCCACGCTACGCTCGATGTCCTTACCAATGACCCCGGCACGCGTGCGGTATCACGCACGATGATGCTGGAAGCCAAGCGCATTGCGGATCAGTTCGGCGTGCATTTTCGTGTCGATGTGGAAAAACGCATCGACGGCGCGGGTGCGGTCGGCGCACATAAGACCTCGACGCTGGTCGATCTGGAGAACCGCCGTCCGATGGAGATCGATCCGCTATTAACGGTCGTGCAGGAAATGGGCCGTCTCGTTGCCGAGCCCACACCGACTATCGACGTCGTGCTTGCTCTCGTCAAACTGCGCGAGCGGATGGCATTGCAGGGCGATTGA